A single genomic interval of Spinacia oleracea cultivar Varoflay chromosome 6, BTI_SOV_V1, whole genome shotgun sequence harbors:
- the LOC110781749 gene encoding probable serine/threonine-protein kinase PBL19 — MKVVFIEKLIQKISKMNCFSSLKKKSKEKKQSNSAPELRKQTTSDVSNNRVSKSANSTSSSRTIPELYRERQHNLRVFTYDELSEATNGFNRLLKVGEGGFGSVYKGTVKPVNGKGTPIVVAIKKLNRYGMQGHKEFLAEVQFLGVVDHPKLVKLLGYCAVDGERGIQRLLVYEYMQNKSLEHHLFGKNMPPLSWTRRLKVMLDAAEGLEYLHEGIEVQVIFRDFKSSNVLLDAHMNAKLSDFGMAREGPTGDDTHVSTAPVGTYGYAAPEYVDTGHLKQKSDIYSFGVVLYEILTGRRAIERTRPAAEQKLLSWVKQFPADSKNFYMIMDFRLRNQYPISTARKIANLADRCLSKEAEDRPDMSEITAVLKGAILESEENSSKVKIPQSRGGK; from the exons ATGAAAGTTGTGTTCATTGAGAAGCtaattcaaaaaatttcaaagaTGAATTGTTTCTCTTCATTAAAGAAGAAGAGTAAAGAAAAGAAGCAATCAAATTCAGCTCCTGAATTGAGGAAGCAAACAACTTCAGATGTTTCAAATAATCGGGTGTCAAAATCGGCAAATTCAACCTCATCATCAAGAACTATACCAGAATTGTACAGGGAGAGGCAACACAATTTGAGGGTGTTTACATATGACGAACTTAGTGAAGCTACAAATGGGTTCAACAGATTGTTGAAGGTTGGAGAGGGTGGATTTGGGAGTGTTTATAAGGGTACAGTTAAACCTGTAAATGGGAAGGGTACCCCTATTGTGGTTGCTATTAAGAAGCTTAACAGATATGGCATGCAG GGACACAAAGAATTTCTTGCAGAAGTTCAGTTCCTCGGCGTAGTTGATCATCCTAAGCTGGTAAAGCTTCTGGGATACTGTGCTGTTGATGGAGAAAGAGGAATACAGAGGCTTTTGGTGTACGAATACATGCAGAATAAGAGTCTCGAACATCATCTGTTCGGGAAAAATATGCCTCCTCTTTCGTGGACAAGAAGATTAAAGGTAATGTTGGATGCAGCCGAAGGATTGGAATATCTGCATGAAGGAATTGAAGTTCAG GTTATATTCAGAGACTTTAAGTCCTCGAACGTACTTTTGGACGCTCACATGAATGCAAAATTATCTGACTTCGGGATGGCTAGAGAAGGGCCAACTGGGGATGATACTCATGTGTCAACAGCG CCAGTGGGAACGTATGGATACGCAGCCCCGGAATACGTAGACACGGGCCATCTCAAGCAAAAGAGTGACATTTACAGCTTCGGGGTTGTGCTATACGAGATCTTAACGGGCCGACGGGCCATTGAGAGAACCCGCCCAGCTGCAGAGCAAAAACTGTTAAGTTGGGTGAAACAATTTCCTGCTGACAGTAAGAATTTTTACATGATAATGGACTTCCGCCTTCGAAATCAGTACCCAATAAGCACGGCCCGGAAAATAGCCAATTTAGCAGATAGATGTCTGTCTAAGGAAGCGGAAGACCGGCCCGATATGAGCGAGATTACAGCGGTGTTAAAAGGGGCAATACTAGAATCAGAGGAAAACTCTTCTAAAGTAAAGATCCCACAATCAAGGGGAGGTAAATAG